The Streptomyces spororaveus genome includes a region encoding these proteins:
- a CDS encoding DUF1203 domain-containing protein, producing MTSRYRARPIEETALQELRVRDDAGRDCVPFTDGEGGAPLRCCLRTSAAGERIALVSYAPLRRWAARAGADPGAYDEQGPVFIHAGTCAGPDTAGGYPFARAGVLRTARRYDARGHILGGRVLDLGEDPEGVIERALSDAFAEPEVALVHVRAAEFGCFQFEVRRP from the coding sequence ATGACCAGCAGATACCGGGCGAGGCCCATCGAGGAGACGGCGCTCCAGGAGCTCCGCGTACGCGACGACGCGGGACGCGACTGCGTCCCCTTCACCGACGGGGAGGGCGGGGCGCCACTGCGGTGCTGCCTGCGGACCAGCGCGGCGGGGGAGCGGATCGCGCTCGTCTCGTACGCGCCGCTGCGCCGCTGGGCGGCGCGGGCCGGGGCCGATCCCGGCGCCTACGACGAGCAGGGCCCCGTCTTCATCCACGCCGGGACCTGCGCCGGGCCGGACACGGCCGGCGGATACCCCTTCGCCCGGGCCGGGGTGCTGCGCACCGCCCGGCGCTACGACGCCCGCGGGCACATCCTCGGAGGGCGGGTCCTGGACCTCGGGGAGGATCCCGAGGGGGTGATCGAGCGGGCCCTGTCCGACGCCTTCGCCGAGCCCGAAGTGGCCCTCGTACACGTCCGCGCCGCCGAGTTCGGCTGCTTCCAGTTCGAGGTGCGCAGGCCCTGA
- the pepN gene encoding aminopeptidase N, whose amino-acid sequence MPGTNLTREEAQQRAKLLSVDSYEIELDLSGAQEGGTYPSVTTVRFQSAGTGSETFIDLVAPTVHEVVLNGRSLDVAAVFHDSRIALSDLAAGANELRVVADCAYTNTGEGLHRFVDPVDQQAYLYTQFEVPDARRVFASFEQPDLKATFQFTVTAPEGWTVISNSPTPDAADVKDNVWRFEPTPRISSYITALIVGPYHAVHSSYEGPNGQSVPLGIYCRPSLAEFLDADAIFDVTRQGFDWFQEKFAYDYPFAKYDQLFVPEFNAGAMENAGAVTIRDQYVFRSKVTDAAYEVRAETILHELAHMWFGDLVTMEWWNDLWLNESFATYTSIACQAYGEGSKWPHAWTTFANSMKTWAYRQDQLPSTHPIMADIRDLDDVMVNFDGITYAKGASVLKQLVAYVGMDAFFKGVQAYFKAHAFGNTRLSDLLGALEETSGRDLTAWSKAWLETAGINVLRPEVTTDANGVITAFGIRQEAPALPAGAKGESTLRPHRIAVGLYELQDGALVRTDRIELDIDGALTTVPELVGRTRPAVFLLNDDDLSYAKVRLDEESLAVVTAHIGDFTESLPRALCWASAWDMTRDGELATRDYLSLVLSGIGKESDIGVVQSLHRQVKLAIDLYADPAWREQGLAAWTEATLEHLRGAEPAGDHQLAWARAFAATARTEGQLTYLSALLDGAAEIEGLAVDTELRWTFLERLVATGVAGEPAIAAELERDATAAGERHAATARAARPTAEAKAEAWASVVESGDLPNAVQEAVIGGFVQTDQRELLAPYTGKFFSAVKDVWETRSHEIAQQIAVGLYPALQVSQETLDATDAWLASAEPNAALRRLISESRAGVERALKAQAADAAAAQV is encoded by the coding sequence GTGCCAGGCACGAATCTCACCCGTGAAGAGGCTCAGCAGCGGGCCAAGCTGCTGTCCGTCGACTCCTACGAGATCGAACTCGATCTCAGCGGCGCGCAGGAGGGTGGCACCTACCCGTCCGTGACCACCGTGCGCTTCCAGTCGGCCGGGACCGGGAGCGAGACTTTCATCGACCTGGTCGCGCCGACCGTGCACGAGGTCGTCCTCAACGGCAGGTCGCTCGACGTCGCGGCCGTCTTCCACGACTCCCGGATCGCCCTGAGCGACCTGGCGGCCGGGGCCAACGAGCTCCGCGTCGTGGCGGACTGCGCCTACACGAACACCGGTGAGGGCCTCCACCGCTTCGTCGACCCGGTCGACCAGCAGGCCTACCTCTACACCCAGTTCGAGGTGCCGGACGCGCGGCGGGTCTTCGCCAGCTTCGAGCAGCCCGACCTGAAGGCGACGTTCCAGTTCACCGTGACGGCCCCCGAGGGCTGGACCGTCATCTCGAACTCGCCGACGCCGGACGCCGCGGACGTCAAGGACAACGTCTGGCGCTTCGAGCCGACCCCGCGCATCTCCTCGTACATCACCGCGCTGATCGTCGGTCCGTACCACGCGGTGCACAGCTCCTACGAGGGCCCGAACGGGCAGTCCGTGCCGCTCGGCATCTACTGCCGGCCCTCGCTCGCCGAGTTCCTCGACGCGGACGCGATCTTCGACGTGACCCGGCAGGGCTTCGACTGGTTCCAGGAGAAGTTCGCCTACGACTACCCGTTCGCCAAGTACGACCAGCTCTTCGTCCCGGAGTTCAACGCGGGCGCGATGGAGAACGCGGGCGCGGTCACCATCCGCGACCAGTACGTCTTCCGCTCGAAGGTGACGGACGCGGCCTACGAGGTGCGCGCGGAGACCATCCTCCACGAGCTCGCGCACATGTGGTTCGGCGACCTGGTCACCATGGAGTGGTGGAACGACCTGTGGCTGAACGAGTCGTTCGCGACGTACACCTCGATCGCCTGCCAGGCCTACGGTGAGGGCTCGAAGTGGCCGCACGCGTGGACCACCTTCGCCAACTCCATGAAGACCTGGGCGTACCGGCAGGACCAGCTGCCTTCCACGCACCCGATCATGGCGGACATCCGTGACCTCGACGACGTCATGGTCAACTTCGACGGCATCACCTACGCCAAGGGCGCCTCGGTCCTCAAGCAGCTCGTCGCCTACGTCGGCATGGACGCCTTCTTCAAGGGCGTGCAGGCGTACTTCAAGGCGCACGCGTTCGGGAACACGCGCCTGTCGGACCTGCTCGGCGCCCTGGAGGAGACCTCCGGCCGCGACCTGACCGCCTGGTCGAAGGCATGGCTGGAGACGGCCGGCATCAACGTCCTGCGCCCCGAGGTCACCACCGACGCGAACGGCGTGATCACCGCCTTCGGCATCCGCCAGGAGGCGCCCGCGCTGCCCGCCGGCGCCAAGGGCGAGTCCACCCTGCGCCCGCACCGCATCGCGGTCGGCCTGTACGAGCTCCAGGACGGCGCCCTCGTGCGCACCGACCGGATCGAGCTGGACATCGACGGCGCGCTGACCACGGTGCCGGAGCTGGTCGGCCGCACCCGTCCGGCGGTCTTCCTGCTGAACGACGACGACCTGTCGTACGCGAAGGTCCGCTTGGACGAGGAGTCCCTGGCCGTCGTCACCGCGCACATCGGCGACTTCACGGAGTCCCTGCCGCGCGCCCTGTGCTGGGCCTCGGCCTGGGACATGACGCGTGACGGCGAGCTCGCCACCCGCGACTACCTCTCGCTGGTCCTCTCGGGCATCGGCAAGGAGTCCGACATCGGCGTGGTCCAGTCGCTGCACCGCCAGGTGAAGCTGGCCATCGACCTGTACGCCGACCCGGCGTGGCGGGAGCAGGGCCTGGCGGCCTGGACCGAGGCCACCCTGGAGCACCTGCGCGGCGCCGAGCCGGCGGGCGACCACCAGCTGGCGTGGGCGCGGGCCTTCGCGGCCACCGCCCGCACCGAGGGGCAGCTGACCTACCTGTCGGCGCTGCTGGACGGCGCGGCGGAGATCGAGGGCCTGGCCGTCGACACCGAGCTGCGCTGGACGTTCCTGGAGCGGCTCGTCGCGACGGGCGTCGCCGGTGAGCCGGCCATCGCGGCGGAGCTGGAGCGGGACGCCACCGCGGCGGGCGAGCGCCACGCGGCGACCGCCCGTGCGGCGCGCCCGACGGCGGAGGCCAAGGCCGAGGCGTGGGCCTCGGTGGTCGAGTCCGGCGACCTGCCGAACGCGGTCCAGGAGGCGGTGATCGGCGGCTTCGTCCAGACCGACCAGCGCGAGCTGCTGGCCCCGTACACCGGGAAGTTCTTCTCGGCGGTCAAGGACGTCTGGGAGACCCGCAGCCACGAGATCGCCCAGCAGATCGCGGTGGGCCTCTACCCGGCGCTCCAGGTCTCGCAGGAGACCCTGGACGCGACGGACGCCTGGCTGGCCTCGGCCGAGCCGAACGCGGCCCTGCGCCGCCTGATCTCGGAGTCCCGCGCGGGCGTCGAGCGCGCGCTGAAGGCCCAGGCCGCGGACGCCGCCGCCGCTCAGGTCTGA
- a CDS encoding M28 family metallopeptidase, with amino-acid sequence MRATRHRRRSIPVLAALAAATVAAPVLLAATPAAAHPREGGLAKELVEEVTAQGAYRHLKKFQQIADANGGNRAAGTPGHAASAAYVYDTLKKAGYQVSYQDFDIYEARTRTERTTVLGPGSRELTTAAFTFTPSTPAGGLTAPLAPARVDETPGCTADDYPAGAFAGKIALVKRGTCTFAEKQRAAAEAGALGVIVYNHSGTAPVRGTFASPAEGIIPSAGITLADGEALAAAAAGGEVSVRLELDQEHVRKTTRNVIAETRGGRSDRVVTVGAHLDSVAEGPGINDNGSGSAGLLEVALKLAEEGANKKGKGPANKVRFGWWSAEELGLLGSEHYVAQLSEKQKKDIALYLNFDMIASPNPVQFVYDGDDSDRTGAGAGPAGSDRIEALINGFLDKKGKPHEGSDFDGRSDYGPFIANGIPAGGTFTGAEGVKTAEQAARHGGTAGAPYDPNYHGAGDTLKNVDLKVFDTNLDVIAYAVGTYAGSLRSLGKP; translated from the coding sequence GTGCGCGCCACCCGCCACCGCCGCCGGTCCATACCGGTGCTCGCCGCCCTCGCGGCCGCCACCGTCGCCGCACCCGTCCTGCTGGCCGCCACGCCGGCGGCCGCCCACCCGCGCGAGGGCGGGCTGGCCAAGGAGCTGGTGGAGGAGGTCACCGCCCAGGGCGCCTACCGCCACCTGAAGAAGTTCCAGCAGATCGCCGACGCGAACGGCGGCAACCGCGCCGCCGGCACGCCTGGCCACGCGGCCTCCGCCGCCTACGTGTACGACACGCTGAAGAAGGCCGGGTACCAGGTCTCGTACCAGGACTTCGACATCTACGAGGCGCGGACGAGGACGGAGCGGACCACCGTCCTCGGCCCCGGCTCCCGCGAGCTGACCACCGCCGCCTTCACCTTCACCCCCTCCACGCCGGCCGGCGGGCTGACCGCGCCGCTCGCCCCGGCCAGGGTCGACGAGACCCCCGGCTGCACCGCCGACGACTATCCGGCCGGAGCCTTCGCCGGGAAGATCGCCCTGGTCAAGCGGGGTACGTGCACCTTCGCGGAGAAGCAGCGGGCCGCGGCCGAGGCCGGCGCGCTCGGCGTGATCGTCTACAACCACAGCGGCACCGCCCCGGTACGCGGCACGTTCGCCTCGCCCGCCGAGGGGATCATCCCGAGCGCCGGGATCACGCTGGCCGACGGCGAGGCGCTGGCCGCGGCCGCCGCCGGGGGTGAGGTGAGCGTGCGCCTGGAGCTGGACCAGGAGCACGTGCGGAAGACCACCCGCAATGTGATCGCCGAGACCCGCGGGGGCCGCTCCGACCGCGTGGTCACCGTCGGCGCCCACCTGGACTCGGTGGCCGAGGGCCCGGGCATCAACGACAACGGCTCCGGCTCGGCCGGCCTGCTGGAGGTGGCCCTGAAGCTGGCCGAGGAGGGCGCCAACAAGAAGGGGAAGGGGCCCGCGAACAAGGTCCGCTTCGGCTGGTGGTCGGCGGAGGAGCTGGGCCTGCTGGGTTCGGAGCACTACGTCGCCCAGCTGTCCGAGAAGCAGAAGAAGGACATCGCGCTCTATCTGAACTTCGACATGATCGCCTCGCCGAACCCGGTGCAGTTCGTCTACGACGGGGACGACTCCGACCGGACGGGCGCGGGCGCGGGACCGGCGGGCTCGGACCGGATCGAGGCGCTGATCAACGGCTTCCTCGACAAGAAGGGCAAGCCGCACGAGGGCAGTGACTTCGACGGCCGTTCCGACTACGGGCCGTTCATCGCCAACGGCATCCCGGCGGGCGGCACCTTCACCGGCGCCGAGGGCGTCAAGACCGCCGAGCAGGCCGCGCGCCACGGCGGTACGGCCGGGGCCCCGTACGACCCGAACTACCACGGGGCGGGGGACACCCTGAAGAACGTGGACCTGAAGGTCTTCGACACCAACCTGGACGTGATCGCGTACGCGGTCGGCACGTACGCCGGGTCGCTGCGTTCGCTCGGCAAGCCGTAG
- a CDS encoding aspartate-semialdehyde dehydrogenase, producing the protein MRVGIVGATGQVGGVMRGILAERKFPVDELRLFASARSAGSTLEWEGREITIEDASTADYAGLDIVLFSAGGATSRVLAEKVASQGAVVIDNSSAWRSHPEVPLVVSEVNPHAIKNRPKGIIANPNCTTMAAMPVLRPLHEEAGLTAMVATTYQAVSGSGLAGVAELKGQACAVSETADQLTFDGGAVDFPEPAVYKRPIAYNVVPLAGNLVDDGSFETDEEQKLRNESRKILEIPELKVSGTCVRVPVFSGHSLQVNARFANPISVERAYELLKDAPGVELSEIPTPLQAAGKDASYVGRIRADETVENGLALFLSNDNLRKGAALNAVQIAELVAEELRG; encoded by the coding sequence GTGAGGGTCGGAATCGTCGGAGCCACCGGACAGGTCGGCGGAGTCATGCGCGGCATCCTCGCCGAGCGGAAGTTCCCGGTGGACGAGCTGCGGCTGTTCGCCTCGGCCCGTTCCGCGGGCTCCACCCTCGAATGGGAGGGCCGGGAGATCACCATCGAGGACGCTTCCACGGCCGACTACGCGGGCCTGGACATCGTGCTCTTCTCCGCGGGCGGCGCCACCTCCCGGGTGCTGGCCGAGAAGGTCGCCTCCCAGGGCGCCGTCGTGATCGACAACTCCTCCGCCTGGCGCAGCCACCCGGAGGTCCCCCTCGTGGTCTCCGAGGTCAACCCGCACGCGATCAAGAACCGTCCCAAGGGCATCATCGCGAACCCGAACTGCACCACCATGGCCGCGATGCCGGTACTGCGCCCGCTGCACGAAGAGGCCGGCCTGACCGCGATGGTCGCCACCACCTACCAGGCCGTCTCCGGCTCGGGCCTGGCCGGCGTGGCCGAGCTCAAGGGCCAGGCCTGCGCGGTCTCCGAGACCGCCGACCAGCTGACCTTCGACGGCGGCGCGGTGGACTTCCCCGAGCCCGCCGTCTACAAGCGCCCGATCGCCTACAACGTGGTCCCGCTGGCGGGCAACCTGGTCGACGACGGCTCCTTCGAGACCGACGAGGAGCAGAAGCTCCGCAACGAGTCCCGCAAGATCCTGGAGATCCCGGAGCTCAAGGTCTCCGGCACCTGCGTGCGCGTGCCGGTCTTCTCCGGCCACTCCCTCCAGGTCAACGCCCGCTTCGCGAACCCGATCAGCGTCGAGCGCGCCTACGAGCTGCTGAAGGACGCCCCGGGCGTCGAGCTCTCGGAGATCCCGACCCCCCTGCAGGCGGCGGGCAAGGACGCCTCGTACGTGGGCCGCATCCGCGCCGACGAGACCGTGGAGAACGGCCTCGCGCTGTTCCTGTCGAACGACAACCTCCGCAAGGGCGCGGCCCTGAACGCGGTGCAGATCGCCGAGCTCGTGGCCGAGGAGCTGCGCGGCTGA